A portion of the Bacteroides faecium genome contains these proteins:
- a CDS encoding cobaltochelatase subunit CobN: MKKKSKIILGVCIVAAVLVGISIWNAWFSATQIAFVNFQTIQQGSISKANDNSSIKLSEVSLDNLDSLTGYDMVFVNGMGLRIVEEQRQQIQQAADKGVPVYTSMATNPANNICNLDSVQQNLIRGYLSNGGKNNYRNMLNYIRKVIDGKASSVPEVEDPAERPSDMLYHAGLTNPDDELEFLTVADYEKFTKENNLYKEGAKKIMITGQMADATGLIEALEKEGYNVYPVQSMTRFMSFIDEIEPDAIINMAHGRMGDKMVDYLKEKNILLFAPLTINSLVDEWEKDPMGMAGGFMSQSIVTPEIDGAVRPFALFAQYEDEEGLRHSYAVPERLKTFVSTINNYLNLNTKPNNEKKVAIYYYKGPGQNALTAAGMEVVPSLYNLLVRMKQEGYNVSNLPANAEELGRMIHAQGAVFNTYAEGAFNDFMQNGHPELITKEQYESWVKESLRPEKYKEVVDAFGEFPGNYMVTPDGKLGIARLQFGNVVLLPQNAAGSGDNSFQVVHGTDMAPPHTYIASYLWMQHGFKADALIHFGTHGSLEFTPRKQVALCSNDWPDRLVGAVPHFYIYSIGNVGEGMMAKRRSYATLQSYLTPPFLESSVRGIYRELMEKIKIYNNSQKENKDQESLAVKTLTVKMGIHRDLGLDSIAGKPYSEDEIARVENFAEELATEKITGQLYTMGVPYEPERITSSVYAMATEPIAYSLLALDKQRGKATEAVNKHRSLFTQQYLSPARLLVEKLMVNPALATDELICRTAGITPQELAKARQIEADRNAPKGMMAMMMAAAAKKEHAKDGKSGNGHPGMATAMTGKGKSPHGKMPEGMKEAMKKMGADMDPKKAMEMAKSMGASPEALKKMEAGMKANKEKAEKPQGMTAMMTAMGQAPKEYNKEEVEFALAVSEVERTIKNVNNYKSALLTSPEKELGSLINALDGGYTAPTPGGDPIANPNALPTGRNMYAINAEATPTESAWEKGIALAKQTIETYKQRHNDSIPRKVSYTLWSSEFIETGGATIAQVLYMLGVEPVRDAFGRVSDLKLIPSAELGRPRIDVVVQTSGQLRDLAASRLFLINRAVEMAAAAKDDTYENQVAASVIEAERVLTEKGLSPKDAREISTFRVFGGANGSYGSGIQEMVEAGDRWENESEIAATYLNNMGAYYGNEKNWEVFQKFAFEAALTRTDVVVQPRQSNTWGALSLDHVYEFMGGMNLAVRNVTGKDPDAYLSDYRNRNNMKMQELKEAVGVESRTTILNPTYIKEKMKGGASSASEFAEVITNTYGWNVMKPAAIDKELWDNIYNVYVKDELNLGVKKYFEQQNPAALEEMTAVMLESVRKGLWKANEEQVAELSKLHTEIVNTYRPSCSGFVCDNAKLRDFIASKSNAQTAAQYKENISKIREAKTSGEDKGVVMKKEEMKQAAEQQTNTLSNVAVGIAVIIVILALILFVRKRRKNSQV; encoded by the coding sequence ATGAAAAAGAAAAGTAAAATCATCTTAGGCGTGTGCATTGTCGCAGCCGTCCTGGTAGGCATATCTATCTGGAACGCCTGGTTCAGCGCCACACAGATTGCTTTCGTCAACTTCCAGACCATACAGCAGGGAAGTATATCGAAAGCCAACGACAATTCATCCATCAAACTCAGTGAAGTGTCTCTCGACAATCTGGACAGCCTAACGGGGTATGACATGGTATTTGTCAACGGGATGGGCTTGCGTATTGTCGAGGAGCAACGTCAGCAAATACAGCAGGCAGCGGACAAAGGCGTGCCTGTATATACTTCCATGGCAACAAATCCTGCCAACAATATTTGCAATCTTGACAGCGTGCAACAGAACCTGATACGCGGCTATCTGTCGAACGGCGGAAAAAACAACTACCGGAATATGCTGAACTATATCCGCAAGGTAATTGACGGCAAAGCCTCTTCCGTACCGGAAGTGGAAGACCCGGCAGAAAGACCGTCCGACATGCTGTATCATGCCGGACTTACGAACCCGGACGATGAACTGGAATTCCTCACCGTCGCAGACTACGAGAAATTCACGAAAGAGAACAATCTTTATAAAGAGGGGGCAAAGAAAATCATGATTACCGGACAAATGGCGGATGCCACCGGACTGATTGAAGCGCTCGAAAAAGAAGGGTACAATGTTTATCCCGTGCAGTCAATGACAAGGTTTATGTCTTTCATCGACGAAATTGAGCCTGATGCTATCATCAACATGGCACATGGACGTATGGGCGATAAAATGGTAGATTACCTGAAAGAAAAGAATATCCTGCTATTTGCCCCGCTCACCATCAACAGCCTTGTAGATGAATGGGAAAAAGACCCGATGGGAATGGCGGGCGGATTCATGTCACAGAGCATCGTAACCCCTGAAATCGACGGAGCGGTTCGCCCCTTTGCGTTATTTGCACAATACGAGGACGAAGAAGGATTGCGCCATTCCTACGCCGTCCCCGAACGTTTAAAGACTTTTGTATCTACGATAAACAATTACCTGAATCTGAATACAAAGCCGAACAATGAGAAAAAGGTAGCTATCTATTATTATAAAGGTCCGGGGCAGAACGCATTGACGGCTGCCGGAATGGAAGTGGTTCCTTCGCTTTACAATCTTCTGGTTCGTATGAAACAGGAAGGGTACAACGTATCCAACCTGCCAGCCAACGCCGAAGAACTAGGCAGAATGATACACGCGCAAGGAGCCGTATTCAATACTTATGCCGAAGGAGCATTCAACGATTTCATGCAGAACGGACACCCCGAACTGATAACCAAAGAGCAATACGAAAGCTGGGTGAAAGAATCGCTCCGCCCTGAAAAATACAAGGAAGTAGTGGATGCTTTCGGCGAGTTCCCCGGAAATTATATGGTGACTCCCGACGGCAAACTGGGAATTGCCCGCCTGCAATTCGGAAATGTCGTCTTACTGCCGCAGAATGCTGCCGGAAGTGGTGATAACTCTTTCCAGGTAGTGCATGGCACGGACATGGCTCCGCCACATACCTATATTGCTTCATACCTGTGGATGCAACATGGCTTCAAAGCCGACGCTCTTATCCATTTCGGTACGCATGGCAGCCTTGAATTCACTCCAAGGAAACAAGTGGCATTGTGCAGCAATGACTGGCCCGACCGTTTGGTAGGTGCAGTGCCTCATTTCTATATCTACTCTATCGGTAATGTAGGAGAAGGCATGATGGCGAAACGCCGTTCTTATGCGACGTTGCAGTCTTACCTCACTCCGCCTTTCCTCGAAAGCAGCGTACGCGGCATCTACCGGGAGCTGATGGAAAAGATTAAAATCTATAATAACTCCCAGAAGGAGAATAAAGACCAGGAATCCCTGGCTGTAAAGACACTGACTGTGAAGATGGGTATTCATCGTGACTTGGGTTTGGACAGCATTGCCGGCAAACCTTATTCGGAAGATGAAATCGCCCGCGTAGAGAACTTTGCCGAAGAGCTCGCTACGGAGAAAATCACAGGACAGCTCTATACCATGGGAGTTCCTTACGAACCGGAACGGATTACTTCTTCCGTCTATGCAATGGCGACAGAGCCTATCGCTTACAGCCTTTTGGCTCTTGACAAGCAACGCGGCAAAGCAACGGAAGCTGTCAACAAACACCGCAGTCTCTTTACACAGCAATATCTGTCTCCTGCCCGCCTGTTGGTAGAAAAGCTGATGGTTAATCCTGCATTAGCTACGGATGAACTGATTTGCCGCACCGCAGGAATCACACCGCAGGAACTGGCAAAAGCACGTCAAATAGAAGCCGACCGCAACGCCCCGAAAGGCATGATGGCTATGATGATGGCTGCGGCAGCCAAAAAGGAGCATGCAAAAGACGGGAAGTCCGGCAACGGTCATCCCGGGATGGCTACGGCTATGACAGGAAAAGGAAAATCTCCTCATGGCAAAATGCCCGAAGGGATGAAAGAAGCCATGAAGAAAATGGGAGCTGACATGGACCCGAAGAAAGCCATGGAAATGGCCAAATCAATGGGAGCAAGTCCCGAAGCTCTGAAAAAGATGGAAGCCGGAATGAAGGCGAACAAAGAGAAAGCGGAAAAGCCACAAGGGATGACAGCCATGATGACCGCTATGGGACAAGCTCCGAAAGAATATAATAAGGAAGAAGTAGAATTCGCATTAGCCGTGAGCGAAGTAGAACGCACCATCAAAAATGTGAATAACTATAAGAGCGCCCTTCTGACAAGCCCTGAGAAAGAGCTTGGCAGCTTGATTAATGCTTTGGACGGCGGCTACACTGCCCCTACTCCGGGCGGTGACCCGATAGCGAATCCGAACGCATTGCCTACGGGACGCAATATGTACGCCATCAACGCTGAAGCAACTCCTACGGAGTCTGCCTGGGAAAAGGGTATCGCTCTTGCCAAACAAACGATTGAAACGTACAAACAACGTCACAACGATTCCATACCACGCAAGGTAAGCTATACTTTATGGTCATCCGAATTTATTGAAACCGGGGGTGCTACTATTGCGCAAGTTCTTTATATGCTGGGCGTAGAGCCTGTACGTGATGCTTTCGGTCGTGTCAGTGACTTGAAGTTGATTCCTTCCGCAGAGTTGGGACGCCCTCGTATTGATGTAGTAGTGCAGACTTCCGGACAACTCCGCGACCTTGCCGCTTCCCGCCTGTTCCTAATCAACCGGGCAGTGGAAATGGCTGCCGCTGCCAAAGATGATACGTATGAGAATCAAGTAGCAGCCAGTGTGATAGAGGCCGAACGTGTATTAACGGAAAAAGGATTAAGCCCGAAAGATGCCCGCGAAATATCTACATTCCGTGTATTCGGCGGAGCCAACGGTTCGTATGGTTCAGGTATTCAGGAAATGGTGGAAGCCGGTGACCGCTGGGAGAACGAATCGGAAATTGCCGCAACTTATCTCAACAATATGGGAGCTTACTATGGCAATGAGAAGAATTGGGAAGTCTTTCAGAAATTTGCTTTCGAAGCTGCGTTAACCCGTACAGATGTGGTGGTACAGCCCCGTCAAAGCAATACATGGGGAGCGTTAAGCCTCGACCACGTTTATGAGTTTATGGGCGGAATGAACCTTGCCGTGCGCAATGTGACCGGCAAAGACCCGGATGCTTATCTCAGTGATTATCGCAACCGCAACAATATGAAGATGCAGGAGCTTAAAGAAGCTGTCGGAGTGGAAAGTCGTACAACAATCCTGAATCCTACCTATATCAAAGAAAAGATGAAAGGCGGAGCTTCCTCAGCCAGTGAATTTGCGGAAGTTATCACGAATACCTATGGATGGAACGTGATGAAACCGGCTGCTATCGACAAAGAGCTTTGGGATAATATCTATAATGTATATGTAAAGGATGAGCTCAACCTGGGAGTAAAGAAATACTTTGAACAACAGAACCCTGCCGCCCTGGAAGAAATGACGGCCGTCATGCTGGAAAGCGTCCGCAAAGGATTGTGGAAAGCAAACGAGGAACAAGTAGCAGAGCTGAGTAAATTGCACACGGAAATAGTGAACACCTACCGCCCGTCCTGTTCGGGATTTGTTTGTGACAATGCGAAGCTGCGCGATTTTATCGCTTCAAAATCCAACGCGCAAACAGCCGCACAATATAAAGAGAACATTTCTAAAATCCGTGAAGCCAAGACAAGCGGAGAGGATAAAGGAGTGGTGATGAAAAAAGAAGAGATGAAGCAGGCTGCGGAACAGCAGACAAATACATTGAGCAATGTAGCCGTAGGCATCGCCGTTATCATCGTCATACTCGCTCTGATACTCTTTGTGCGCAAGCGCCGCAAAAACAGTCAGGTGTAA
- a CDS encoding MotA/TolQ/ExbB proton channel family protein gives MNYISDILYWISTGLLVPVIVLLIILFCRAILLAGSFYGQYLSIRKTEALLRNELGKLTPDTVGDLSSKLPEKSRSLVIMYMRQVLDARDTPAQVQRLLANFEIAADKDLAISKTLTKLGPILGLMGTLIPMGPALAGLASGDIASMAYNMQIAFATTVVGLVAGAVGFLTQQVKQRWYLQDMTNLEFISELLNEKRNNKTTEK, from the coding sequence ATGAACTACATATCAGATATATTGTATTGGATTTCAACAGGATTGCTTGTTCCTGTTATCGTGTTATTAATCATCCTTTTCTGCCGGGCTATATTACTTGCCGGCAGTTTCTACGGCCAGTATTTATCCATCCGTAAGACAGAAGCCCTGCTCCGCAACGAACTGGGGAAATTAACTCCGGATACTGTCGGGGATTTAAGTTCCAAACTGCCGGAGAAATCCCGTTCACTTGTCATCATGTATATGCGCCAGGTACTGGATGCCCGTGATACTCCCGCGCAGGTACAACGTCTGCTTGCCAACTTTGAGATTGCAGCCGACAAAGACCTTGCTATCTCCAAAACGTTGACGAAACTTGGGCCAATCTTAGGATTGATGGGAACATTGATTCCAATGGGCCCCGCCCTCGCCGGGCTGGCAAGCGGTGATATCGCTTCGATGGCTTACAATATGCAGATAGCCTTTGCAACGACCGTAGTCGGACTGGTGGCAGGCGCGGTAGGTTTCCTCACGCAGCAGGTAAAACAACGTTGGTACTTGCAGGATATGACCAACCTCGAATTTATCTCCGAATTACTCAATGAAAAGCGAAACAATAAAACCACAGAAAAATGA
- a CDS encoding DUF2149 domain-containing protein: MKHNLLRKEEDADPISVVSNLFDVAMVFAVALMVALVSRYNMTEVFSQEDFTMVKNPGKENMEIITKEGEKINRYTPSEDQDKKEGKRGKKVGIAYELDNGEIIYVPE, encoded by the coding sequence ATGAAACATAACCTATTACGAAAAGAAGAGGACGCCGACCCTATCAGCGTAGTATCCAATTTATTCGATGTTGCTATGGTTTTCGCTGTCGCCTTGATGGTGGCTCTTGTCAGCCGGTACAACATGACAGAAGTGTTTTCGCAGGAAGACTTCACAATGGTAAAGAATCCCGGCAAGGAGAACATGGAAATCATCACCAAGGAAGGAGAAAAAATAAACCGCTACACCCCGTCCGAAGACCAGGACAAAAAAGAAGGAAAACGCGGCAAAAAGGTAGGTATTGCCTACGAACTGGATAACGGGGAAATCATCTACGTACCCGAATAA
- a CDS encoding bifunctional 4-hydroxy-2-oxoglutarate aldolase/2-dehydro-3-deoxy-phosphogluconate aldolase, translated as MAKFDKIAVLNKIGSTGMVPVFYHKDVEVAKKVVKACYDGGVRAFEFTNRGDFAQEVFAEIVKFAAKECPEMAIGIGSIVDPATAAMYLQLGANFVVGPLFNPEIAKICNRRSVAYTPGCGSVSEVGFAQEVGCDLCKVFPGDVYGTNFVKGLMAPMPWSKLMVTGGVEPTKENLTAWIKAGVFCVGMGSKLFPKDKVAAEDWAYVTAKCEEALGYIAEARK; from the coding sequence ATGGCAAAATTCGATAAAATAGCCGTATTGAATAAAATCGGCTCTACAGGAATGGTTCCTGTATTCTATCATAAAGATGTAGAAGTTGCAAAAAAAGTAGTAAAGGCTTGTTATGACGGTGGCGTTCGTGCTTTTGAATTTACCAACCGTGGTGACTTCGCGCAAGAGGTATTTGCTGAAATCGTAAAATTCGCAGCAAAGGAATGTCCTGAAATGGCTATCGGTATCGGTTCTATCGTTGACCCGGCTACTGCTGCCATGTACTTGCAACTGGGTGCTAACTTCGTAGTAGGCCCGTTGTTCAATCCTGAAATCGCTAAGATATGTAACCGTCGTTCGGTAGCTTATACTCCGGGTTGTGGTTCTGTATCCGAAGTTGGTTTCGCTCAGGAAGTAGGTTGCGACCTTTGCAAGGTATTCCCGGGTGACGTTTACGGAACAAACTTCGTAAAAGGCTTGATGGCTCCGATGCCATGGTCTAAGCTGATGGTGACCGGTGGGGTAGAACCTACAAAAGAAAACCTGACTGCATGGATTAAAGCCGGTGTATTCTGCGTAGGTATGGGCTCTAAACTGTTCCCGAAAGATAAAGTGGCAGCAGAAGACTGGGCTTATGTAACTGCAAAATGTGAAGAAGCTCTCGGTTATATCGCTGAAGCTCGTAAATAA
- a CDS encoding sugar kinase, whose translation MGKKVVTLGEIMLRLSTPGNTRFVQSDSFDVVYGGGEANVAVSCANYGHEAYFVTKLPKHEIGQSAVNALRKYGVKTDFIARGGDRVGIYYLETGASMRPSKVIYDRAHSAIAEADAADFDFDAIMEGADWFHWSGITPAISDKAAELTRLACEAAKRHGVTVSVDLNFRKKLWTKEKAQSIMKPLMQFVDVCIGNEEDAELCLGFKPDADVEAGHTDAEGYKGIFQQMMKEFGFKYVVSTLRESFSATHNGWKAMIYNGEEFYTSKRYDIDPIIDRVGGGDSFSGGIIHGLMTKPNQGEALEFAVAASALKHTINGDFNLVSVEEVEALAGGDASGRVQR comes from the coding sequence ATGGGAAAGAAAGTCGTTACATTAGGCGAAATCATGCTTAGATTATCAACTCCGGGTAATACTCGTTTTGTTCAATCTGACTCTTTTGATGTAGTATATGGTGGTGGAGAGGCAAACGTTGCCGTGAGCTGTGCCAACTACGGACATGAAGCCTATTTCGTAACTAAATTACCGAAACACGAAATCGGACAGTCTGCTGTTAACGCATTGCGTAAGTATGGTGTAAAGACAGACTTTATTGCTCGTGGTGGCGACCGTGTAGGTATCTACTATCTTGAAACCGGTGCTTCTATGCGTCCTAGCAAGGTTATCTATGACCGTGCTCACTCTGCTATTGCTGAAGCTGACGCTGCTGACTTCGACTTTGACGCTATCATGGAAGGTGCTGACTGGTTCCACTGGTCTGGTATCACTCCGGCTATCTCTGACAAGGCTGCCGAACTGACCCGTCTGGCTTGTGAAGCTGCCAAACGTCACGGTGTAACTGTTTCTGTTGACTTGAACTTCCGTAAGAAACTGTGGACAAAAGAAAAAGCACAGTCTATCATGAAGCCGTTGATGCAGTTTGTTGACGTATGTATCGGCAACGAAGAAGATGCAGAACTTTGCCTGGGCTTCAAACCGGACGCAGACGTTGAGGCTGGTCACACTGATGCTGAAGGCTACAAAGGTATCTTCCAGCAGATGATGAAAGAATTCGGATTCAAATATGTAGTTTCTACATTGCGCGAATCTTTCTCTGCTACTCACAACGGTTGGAAAGCCATGATTTACAACGGCGAAGAATTCTATACTTCAAAACGTTACGATATCGACCCGATTATCGACCGCGTAGGTGGTGGTGACTCATTCTCCGGTGGTATCATCCACGGTTTGATGACTAAACCTAACCAGGGCGAAGCTCTTGAATTTGCTGTGGCTGCATCTGCTTTGAAACACACTATTAATGGTGACTTCAATCTTGTTTCTGTAGAAGAAGTTGAAGCTTTGGCTGGTGGTGACGCAAGCGGTCGCGTACAGAGATAA
- a CDS encoding LacI family DNA-binding transcriptional regulator gives MNKLPERIRIKDIARLADVSVGTVDRVIHGRSGVSEASKKRVEEILKQLDYQPNMYASALASNKKYTFICLLPEHLEGEYWTAVELGIHEAIATYSDFNTSVKINYYDPYDYHSFVDASEAILTLQPDGVMVAPTAPQYTKGFTDRLQALDIPYIYIDSNIKDVPPLAFFGQNSRQSGYFAARMMMLLARDEKEIVIFRKIHEGIVGSNQQENREIGFRQYMEEHHPSCNILELDLHAERNDEDNEMLDEFFRAYPTVKNGITFNSKVYIVGEYLQSHGKKDFNLIGYDLLERNVTCLKEGNVSFLIAQQPELQGANGIKALCDHLIFKKDVTCINYMPIDLLTVETIDYYHSK, from the coding sequence ATGAATAAATTGCCCGAAAGGATTAGAATCAAAGACATCGCCCGCCTGGCAGATGTATCGGTGGGAACAGTAGACCGCGTCATTCACGGACGTAGCGGAGTATCGGAAGCAAGCAAAAAACGCGTAGAAGAAATCTTGAAGCAGCTTGACTACCAGCCTAACATGTACGCCAGCGCTTTGGCATCCAACAAGAAATATACGTTTATCTGTCTTTTGCCGGAGCATTTGGAAGGTGAATACTGGACAGCCGTGGAACTGGGTATCCATGAAGCTATCGCTACCTATTCGGACTTCAACACTTCGGTGAAAATCAACTATTACGACCCATACGATTATCATTCGTTTGTTGACGCAAGCGAAGCGATTCTGACTCTTCAGCCGGACGGAGTGATGGTAGCTCCCACCGCCCCCCAATATACAAAGGGATTCACAGACCGGCTGCAAGCATTGGATATACCTTATATATATATAGACTCGAATATCAAGGACGTCCCTCCCCTCGCCTTCTTCGGTCAGAACTCACGTCAAAGCGGATACTTTGCCGCACGGATGATGATGCTACTGGCACGGGACGAGAAGGAAATCGTTATTTTCCGTAAAATACATGAAGGAATTGTAGGTTCCAACCAGCAGGAGAACAGAGAAATCGGTTTCAGGCAGTACATGGAAGAACATCATCCGTCTTGTAATATACTGGAGCTCGACTTGCATGCCGAACGCAACGACGAAGACAACGAGATGCTGGATGAATTCTTCCGTGCCTACCCGACGGTGAAGAACGGAATCACCTTCAACTCCAAAGTCTACATCGTCGGCGAATACCTGCAAAGCCACGGAAAGAAAGATTTCAATCTGATAGGCTATGACCTTCTGGAACGGAATGTCACCTGCCTGAAAGAGGGAAATGTCTCCTTCCTCATCGCCCAGCAACCGGAACTACAAGGCGCCAACGGTATAAAAGCTCTTTGCGACCACCTCATCTTCAAAAAAGACGTGACTTGCATCAACTATATGCCTATCGACTTGTTGACAGTAGAAACAATTGACTATTACCATAGCAAATAA
- a CDS encoding UxaA family hydrolase, protein METKYLRINPADNVAVAIVNLPAGEHLSVDGIEVTLNEDIPAGHKFALKNFAEGENVIKYGYPIGHARMAKQQGDWMNETNIKTNLAGLLEYTYNPVQVSLNIDRKDLTFKGYRRKNGDVGVRNEIWIIPTVGCVNGIIGQLAEGLRRETEGKGVDAIVAFPHNYGCSQLGDDHENTKKILRDMVLHPNAGAVLVVGLGCENNQPDVFREFLGEFDEDRVKFMVTQKVGDEYEEGMEILRDLYAKASKDERTDVPLSELRVGLKCGGSDGFSGITANPLLGMFSDFLIAQGGTSVLTEVPEMFGAETILMNRCENKDLFEQTVHLINDFKEYFLSHGEPVGENPSPGNKAGGISTLEEKALGCTQKCGKSYVSGVMPYGERLQKKGLNLLSAPGNDLVAATTLAASGCHMVLFTTGRGTPFGTFVPTMKISTNSTLAKNKPGWIDFNAGVIVENEPMEKTCERFIDYVIKVASGEFVNNEKKGYREIAIFKTGVTL, encoded by the coding sequence ATGGAAACAAAGTATTTAAGAATTAATCCTGCCGACAACGTTGCCGTTGCCATTGTCAATCTCCCGGCAGGAGAGCATCTTTCTGTAGATGGCATTGAAGTGACATTGAACGAAGACATTCCCGCCGGACACAAATTCGCATTGAAGAATTTCGCAGAAGGTGAAAATGTAATCAAGTACGGTTATCCTATCGGACATGCCCGAATGGCCAAACAGCAGGGAGACTGGATGAACGAGACGAATATCAAGACCAACCTCGCCGGATTGCTGGAATATACCTACAACCCTGTTCAAGTTTCTTTGAATATTGACCGCAAAGACCTTACCTTCAAAGGGTATCGTCGCAAAAACGGTGACGTAGGCGTAAGAAACGAAATATGGATTATCCCGACCGTAGGTTGCGTGAACGGTATCATCGGTCAATTGGCTGAGGGGCTGCGTCGCGAGACTGAAGGCAAAGGCGTGGATGCCATCGTTGCTTTCCCGCACAACTACGGCTGTTCCCAACTTGGCGATGACCATGAAAATACGAAGAAGATTCTTCGCGACATGGTGCTTCACCCCAATGCAGGCGCTGTGTTGGTAGTAGGTTTGGGATGCGAAAATAACCAGCCGGACGTATTCCGCGAATTTCTAGGCGAGTTTGATGAAGACCGTGTGAAGTTTATGGTCACTCAGAAAGTGGGCGACGAATACGAGGAAGGAATGGAAATCCTGCGCGATTTGTATGCGAAAGCATCCAAAGACGAACGTACCGATGTTCCTTTGTCCGAGCTCCGTGTAGGTCTGAAATGCGGCGGTTCCGATGGTTTCTCAGGTATTACGGCAAATCCGTTGCTGGGTATGTTCTCCGATTTCCTGATTGCGCAAGGCGGTACAAGCGTATTGACCGAAGTGCCGGAGATGTTCGGTGCAGAGACTATCTTGATGAATCGTTGCGAAAACAAAGATTTGTTTGAGCAGACTGTACATCTGATTAATGATTTCAAAGAATATTTCCTGTCGCATGGAGAGCCTGTCGGTGAAAACCCGTCTCCGGGAAACAAAGCCGGCGGTATCTCTACATTGGAAGAAAAAGCGTTGGGATGTACGCAGAAATGTGGAAAGAGCTATGTATCCGGCGTGATGCCTTACGGTGAACGTTTACAGAAGAAAGGACTTAACCTGCTTTCTGCTCCGGGCAATGACCTGGTGGCAGCTACCACTCTTGCGGCAAGCGGATGCCATATGGTACTTTTCACAACCGGACGTGGAACGCCATTCGGTACGTTTGTCCCTACAATGAAGATTTCCACCAACTCGACTTTGGCTAAAAACAAACCGGGATGGATTGACTTCAATGCAGGTGTCATCGTAGAAAACGAACCGATGGAGAAGACTTGCGAACGTTTCATTGATTACGTTATCAAAGTGGCAAGCGGCGAGTTCGTTAATAACGAAAAGAAAGGGTATCGCGAAATTGCTATCTTCAAGACAGGCGTAACTTTATAA